The sequence below is a genomic window from Gouania willdenowi chromosome 12, fGouWil2.1, whole genome shotgun sequence.
AGCCTATATTTCTTACTCACAGATGGCAGACGTGAGGATCAATCATATAGTTTTACATCTAGCATTATTTGAAAGCAGGCCCAAGTGTAAGTGAAATACACAgtatgatgttttttattttttatttttgtaggtACATTTTCCCACATCAAAATATCAGTAGCTTCTGCTGTAGATCAATATTACATATCAATGGGATGATATAGTCAATAATACATTCTAATCACGCCATGTGAAGCATAgctaaagagtaactaaaccacttttttttctgctgtaaagaaatttatttttggtaaaacgTAGTGTTGTCGATTTattctttacattttattcatattattttaatttgcccaattttgtgtaaaaaaagtaagagtgactgccctctatgggttgaaacccagctattacaatcacatttttacgTCATACATAATGAatcaccactgttggccccgcccctcctattaAAGCCAGTACCTGTCGACTCTGAGTATGTAGTagttaatatatacagtatagagtaggtagttagcatagcatagattttacagtatagactgggcgtgtcttaactgctccaggagccccgcccataatcaaggcattttttgaatgtcCAGCCTGTGACGCACGTCAGCCAAAACATTTCTCTTTAAGATTTCAGGTCTGCATGCCCAGGGTTGCGAGTTTGAGTCCTGGTTGAGTTTAATTCCCAATCAAAGGTGTTTATTTCTGATTGAAGTTCCTTAAACTATCATTACTTATTCCATGAAATATACATGGTTATAGCTAAAAATGAATACAACATGGGCAAGTTGTCAACAATgttaacatttatgttagcatttacgccacgtgtcaaactcaaggcccgggggccaaatctggccattTAGAGAATCAAATTCAGCCCGCTcgagaaagaaaaataatagaaaaaacataaaaaaaattgtaaattacaaaagtaattgaatctcagcccctccaaatacccaaaaatctattaaaatccaCTAAATTGGAGATCTCTGTTTTctagttcttatatcacataacggcagtcatttttaatctaaaattgtttaaagaactctcaatttttccaaaatttggcAAATTTTCCTAAAATTTTTCAGCAAAgtttccccaaattcccaaaattaGTTACATTTAAGTGAAGTTCTTGCAGGACCTGGTATATACTCACATCATTTATGTTGAATTtgaaaaatctgtggcccatttaagtccgtatttggtccctgaactaaaatgtgtttgacatcCCCTGATTTAGacttctgttgtcgttttgtgactttttgctgtcacactgtgtatttttgttgttgttttgtatattttgcggTAATTATTGTAGTTATCTTGAATGTTTTTAAAGTATCTTTAttatctgttttttgtgtattttcctgtaattttctttgtttttttggagacatttgtgttaactttgggggccgcatgtggcccctgggccgccagttgcccatgtctgtcagATGAGATGAGGAGGTGAATTAGTTAGTGCTCATTTTGTAGTCTACTCTAAACCTGTTACAgttgaataatattttaaagtaattgtgctaacattaaaAGCTGAAAGTGAGAGTCACTTATTAAGTGCACGTGTCTCAGGCTGGTTCTGGTGTCTTGTTGGGTCACATAGTTTCAATGTGCTGCAGCTGATAATACCGGTACTAAGTGGCACGTTCCTGCAGAGAAGCTTAAGGGCACGTTTTGTTTGTGCCAAGCTTTCTGAGATACGGAAGCTAATGATTGAATATTACTTTTTAACTTCTGCTTTATTTTTCCCACATGTGAGAGGTGGGGTTGAGCTTTTTGAGTTCCAATCTGTTCATTTCAagactttgcatgttctcccaaaACGCATTTCACAGTTATTTACAACTTCCCCTCAAAGGTGAACCGAGCCAAAAAGTCAATATTTTAGTTCTGAGAAATAATCTTAAACGTATTACTTTCCCTTTGACATCCTCTATTTTTACTcgttagaccaggggtgtcaaagtcattttagttcaggggccaaatatggaccagtttgatctcaagtgggctgtaGATTTTAGCTGGAGAAAAAAAGAGcgattttaacattattgtgccctagttttcagtATCAGTCACTGCAGGACTATCACTTTAGAActtcttgattttgtaaccatttttttgtgtaatttagatgaattttttggaattgtttgtgaaaaattgcaagatttatgGACAATTCAagagttatttccacaatttgcaattcaaaatcactgcattcatgtgatacaagcatgggaaaactgcaaatattgtggaaattaaaataaaattgtgaatttgggatatctacaactgaattatttattgCTTTCTCATTTCTACTGTCTCCTGCGGGCCGGATTGGATGTTCAAAAGGggcagatttggcccccgggccttaagtttgacacaagtgAGCTAAACAAATGCAACATAAACAGAGTTCTCAAGCAGTTAATCGGCCTCATTCATAAATATGTCCAGTTATGGGTAATAAACCAGAGGTTAGTCATGTGGTTGACCAGCCCTCCCTCgtgttgttgtttcttatctTTTCACATCacgttttttctctttttgctagaaaaataaacagatttggCAGATTTAGCTGTGGTTTCatgatcagaaataaaaaaaaaagaaaagaaaaaggagaaagaacATGGGCAGTCCTCCCAAAACAAACTCTAACTCCAGAAGTTCTAGTTCCACTTTTTCcatctttatttcatttctgtCTGCTGATCTATTCAGCTCTTTCGGTACATCCAGGACACATttcagccctttagagcattcaattcagcccacagcagaaagcaaaaaaaatcacagaaactatgaatcattgtgtgaattaccaactaattcagttatagatatctccaaaaataaaacacaaattcaatgaaactccacaatagtAGCAGGGCTTACATTTTCCCCCCATGACTGTATCACATGatgtaaatcatttttaatctcaaattgttaaaagaagttagtttttctaaaattctgcaatttttttcaaattatttcacaaaattacataaaaattggcaacaaaatcaaataaattgaaagtgaagatcctgcagggactgatatctttcttattattgctttgatattatcagtgccgtacatattttggcatttatttatatgtgcAAACagcataataatgattaaattactaattttaccgactaaaatctgcggcccattTAAGaaaaactgctccgtatttggcccctgaactaaaatgagttttaagCCTCtgtgttaagttcttaaattattattattatcttaagtaaccacatactgtacatctataAGAGTGCTCGGTAtgttttatcaaaaataaagtgcaatcaactgcCAGCTAAAATGCGTTGAGGAGTGGGGTATTTTAACAAGgcctgatggtgcgttcactgacacctagtgaccgcgagtttacgtgctatgcgtATGTTCGTGCAATTACTggtaaatgctttttttttgtgaaaaaacgtgattaaaaaaattgatgcgATAATCGcgcagtgaaatattgtgatataatgTGTatgggtgaattgatattttttttttttactaatttacacaagaaatcacaaacCATTCACACTTGCAGTCGTTTTCAGGACTGAAATTACAATGATAAGTTTTTATTAGACCTGTCAGtttaacgcgttaattgcgattaattaattacaggaaaaaatattgCGCTCCAAACAGCGCAGATCCtctcatttcaagagttcccgtTATACCCATAATAATGATCCACAGACTAAAATAACAATCAGCTTCGTTGGCGTTAATTTTGGCTTTTACGAACAccaaatggaaaacaaaagcccagttgtgtgcaaattgtgcaagaaaggcTTTGCCGACCGATGCCTTGTAGCCcccgctaccacctcaatgctaaacatgtagcagctagcacggacagctagcaTGGACAGTGCCAACAGCGACATGCTGTGAGAACGCCATGTCTGACAAATGAAATAACtctgttcttactgtttatgatgcgCTAACTTATAGCATTACATGATATtaggttttatttcatttgtattttgacaaaagtacacatcaatatgacaCGTAGCCCTTGGGACTAAtctcacatacagaggaatgtaaatggctacgcctgcatctgttctagtctgttaaaatcaataaatgactttataaagacactttgttatactgtatatctgccACTCTAACccaaatacctcaagttgagttcgtttctcagcaatttttaggtgcaattaaaaaaagattaaatacattaatgaattacagagcatgattaattacagagcataattattTAATCGCATAATTTTGTTAATCTCGTGCCAGCACTAGTTTTCATACATCTGAACGTCAGTAAAGGAAATTGTGGCCCTGATTTGAACCCATAACTCTCCAGCTCAGAGAACTTTTTTCCCCTACCTGAGCTCCTTTATGGATCTTTATAAATACTCAGATCCCGCCCTGAATAtttgatgtgtgtgtaaatgagcTGCAGCAGGCGGAGCCTTTCATTAACGtcattgttcttgttttgtaccTTCATTCTTTGCCCTCTGGGTGTATATGAGTTTATGTTGCTGCCAAGAACAGTGCCGGGGCTGTAAAGTATATGTTTGTGTCCTTATCAGGTGCCAAAACGGCTACAGCCATTTACTGGTATGTTCCACATACAGTAGCGCTTATAGCTCAAAAGCGAAATCTTTGCAAATTATTTGAAACatcatgaaaatatatatttaaaaaaagtgtttcagcATACAACAGTAAGATCTGTATCACTGCATTAGTCCAAAGTTGtagttttgcttatttttaggAAATATTAAAATCGGGCTTAATTATAAAGACATttgacttaatttttttttttttgcactaacTAAATAAAGTAACAAAGCCGGTATTTCAATAGTATTTAAATGCTTTGATGTATGATTTGActggtttttattatttaagatTTAAGTGACTTCAAATAAATCTTCACTTTATATGTGGTTAGATTAGATCATCATTTATTAATCCCACAAAGGGGGAAATTCACTCTTTACAACAGCCAAAGataaagaatgaagtaaaactaTACTAtttgcatacagtatatactgtacatatggctgcagaaagttcattttgtcttttttttttaaataatatgttaaagtttcatttattcaaacatattttttcaggacatttactttgatctactaacatgtttcgactgtcaactgtcagtcttcttcagaggtgtctgctgatcgcatTGTTGTTGAcacatcaaaaaaaaagtttctgaataaattaaaccttaacatattaatatataatattgcaaatgataacaggacagtacagatacatataaataatatgAGATAAGGGAGaattaagcatgaaatattAGATAATACTGCACATAATAAGAACTATTTGAGTAAGTAGAAGAAATAAAtgtactttgtatttttgtagtttccctCCACATGCATGGACGAGCTTAGAAACATGCACGACGAGCTGGACAATCATGTTTAGTTCACAAATAGGTTTTCTTTTGACGCACATATTTTAACCTAGAAAGGGGATTTCTACATGACCGACGAGTCCTGTTTTTCTTTGCAGTCGACTCTGAGGTCAGAGGAAGTGGTATATCTGCAAAGGTTTCACAAGTACAGTGAGTATGTGCGACGTGTGAACCTCCGCTTTGAAATTTGTTTAAGAACAAACATATCCTGCCatgaaaagccttttttttcccccaacttATAAGCTAATTTATATATCACAGGTCTGGGTACAAACtaatacagatatataaataaatagatagctTTATTGATCCTGCAGTGGGGACATTTACTGTCATATCTCATAAAATGAGctgaaaatatatacatatataaatgagCCTAAATAAAAGGGACACAACATTGAAGGAGATCATTTTGCAACAAtactttagaccagtggttctcaacctcaactaccaaaataaaggtgccagagaccgagGACTTCCacaagaaataaaataggttaaaagtgaccaaaaactgcAGGAAAATgtagtgaaatgggatttttaaaatcatataaactggttaaaagttgcaaattaaagtggccgaagacagacagaaaaagtggtaaaaagggttcaaagtgtcaatattggaacaattagtgtaaactggcaaataatgggcgtggCAAATCGtgattgtggttaaattggcaaagataagcatgaaatatggtgaaaagaggtttaaagtgaTAATAGggggtcaacatgtgacattagggggaaaagtggtggaaagggtttgttAGTgcttgaaagtaaaaaaaaaaaaaaatgtgcagaaaaggcattaaaatttgatggagaaacggcagaaatgggagtaatgtagtaaaaatgcattaaaagaagcaaaaatatggaaagaaaaagtgatgaaaatatgtgaaaatatgaggataaaagggaaaaataagcaaaaattggctcaaattgttaaaaaaaaaattcttattcttattcagATGTCTAAAATTCTTCGACATCTGATGAccacctcccagtgtcttgtgaccccaaatggggcccTGATCCCAAGGTTAAGAACTCCTGCTTTAGATATATGGAAGGTAAATTCAGACACATActctgtgatttaaaatgtgatttatttaaaaaaagaagaaaaaaaaagaaagaaaaaaaaaaaaaaaagttgagtttCTGAGATATCATTTataaaaattttatatttttgacatGGCCAAAAAAATATGTCCCTGGAAATTTCCAGCCCTTTGACCAAAGTGTTGAAATCCCTGACCTCTGACATTAGtaggacacacgcacacacacacacacacacacacacacacacacacacacacacacacacacacacacacacacacacacacacacacacacacacacacacacacacacacacacacactgtgtgcaGAGGAGGAGCTGAAGGACTTTGTGGCTCCAGATTAAACTTCCCTGTCAGTCAGCCGTGAGCCAAACACACGATGTGCATCGAAAGGCCCGCTGACGTCTTTTTAGCCTCTCTGAATGcgtgtttttaatctttttttaatggagttCCTGTGCGTAAAACATACTTTTGGCCACGATGGATAAGTCTGTTCGGACCTGAACCAAACACATGGGATCATTAAAAATGGGACTTGGATGTGCCTAGGGTGGCACTTGAAGTATATCTGCAGGTATAAAGAGTATGACGACTAATGACCCTAAACCACCCACCATCCCGGTGATTATGTTCATTTTAGGGGTGGTGGGAAACGTCATAGCCATCGTAGTTCTGCGGATTTCCCGTAAGGAGCAAAAGGAGACCACTTTCTATACTCTGGTGTGTGGACTGGCGGTGACGGACCTGCTGGGGACATTACTCGTCAGTCCGGTCACCATCGCCACCTACGTGAAGGGCTCCTGGCCGGGGGGCCCGGCGCTGTGCCAGTACTCCGGCTTCATTCTGCTCTTCTTCTTTGTGGTCCAGCTCAGCATCGTGTTCGCCATGTCGGTGGAGAGATACATGGCCATCAACCACGCGTATTTCTACAACGAATACGTCAACCAGAGGCTGGCCGCGCTCGCTCTGGTGGCCATTTACGTGTCCAACGTGGTGTTCTGCGCGCTGCCCAGCCTGGGGCTCGGACACATCAAGCTCCAGAGGAAGGAGACGTGGTGCTTCATCGACTGGCACAGCAACCACACCACCCACAAGACGTTCAACCTCATGTACGCGGGCGTCAACTCGGTGGTGGTGCTCGCGACGGTGATATGCAACGTGATGGTGTGCGGGGCTCTGATTCTGATGCACAAGCGCTACATCCGACGCACGTCTTTGGGCACGGACCAGAGGCGCATGTCCGAGCTGCGGCGCAGACGGAGCTTCCGACGTTTGGCTGGAGCAGAGATTCAAATGGTGATCCTGCTCACTACTACATCTGTTGTGGTTCTTATCTGCTCCATCCCTTTAGTGGTGAGTAGCTTATGAAcaaaacaacccaacatttacGCACAGCAGGGCAGGTGTATCCACCAGTATTACGCATGGAAAACAAACCACCAgggtagagctgggcgatatggaccaacatTCATATCTagaattttttcttaaaatagcgatatacaatataaaactcTCTAGttaacattttacttgaagttttatatataaggttgacattacactgtcattagcatgaataaggggGCTGTCActaagtgtcgttcactaaattatgacacctttggagctatgttggcatttttggggggatctagtggggttagggtcaTATATACgtcacttaatgacagccttcatgacaccttgttCACGCtattgacaggtgtcatgtcataatgacATTGCAATGTCAAacatcaagtaaagtgttaccactctgtattttttaactcaaagtctgaccaaaaagacaattctaggttaaatttgctgatataaaatgccacacaggcacatttattaccaaacagctgcacaacatctgccacttttggctttttctcctctaagggacagcacgtgtgagtgagttctgtagtgtggcttgtatAGAGGAAGATCTGGGTTTGGATGCACTTTTCTGAGAAGAAGGAAAAGCAGTGACttataaaacaagtattttgcttaataaatatatatagctataaaataaaaatatattgttataggcgatattgtaattttctatatcgccaaaacagaaatcaCTATATATCTAGGATGTTTTAAACTATTTAGAggagtggtttccaaccttttccGTGTCGCGACCTCATTttgataacatttatttttgaagtatggagtattagtgcacaaagtgacaagatgtgccagctcacgtttttatactatatatttaaataaatgcatttattttattgcacaattgtgaccatcactagccctccctaaggaagggtataggaacaactttattaaagggagaatataaaacgagggcagtgttacaccttggtgaggggatAGGAACAtgggagagggagttagggttGGACAATGGATGGGGTTGGGAACTAGATTAATAtttgtgaaagtatagaatatggttgtttgagattgtgtgtgtggttatcaatttattttacttgaagATTTCCTATTCCTCTGGAGCAAGTTTCGTACAAAATTtatgaatgaataatttaatCAAGTGCAATTAATTCAACTTTGACCAACGCAGGCTGTAAAATAGTCTTTGAATGTCCCAACCTACTTAAACGTAAACAGGAGTTTTAAAAGGTTTAAAGTGATGGATGTGGAACAAATTTCATGAAAATTGCACAAAAGTAGAgaacacaaatacaattatagtGTAGCCTAATTCcactattttaaaaatgcacCTTTCACCATAAataatcaacaacaacaataaaaaaactaaacatagtGGGGCAAGAACAGGAAAGATGTCGATTGATACAAATCCATGTTAATGTGCTGCAAACAATAGAAAATGCCATGTAAGAATATTACAGAAGTTTGTGGTTGTATGAAATATTTACCCACTCAGAACAAATTTGAATAATCTTATAAATCAACAGGAAACTCTGAATGTAAACTTGCAAAGAGAAGAGGAACAAcagtcaaaaatgaataaaggtcaCGTTTAAGAAGAATCATTAATGGCCTTCCTGGTGATAGTGATGGTGCATAATATCAGACGTCCTTATTAGGGTAccaccaccccccccccccccccccaaccccatCTTTCCcattatatagaataataatCCCTCTCCTGTGTTCATACAGTAACATGTAAACGAAGGAGCTTTGAGAAAAGACTATTGACGAGATTCTAGGGACGACCTAAAGCAACAACCTCAGTTATGATGACAGcttgagatgattttgttggCCCTGTGCCATTTATACGATACCACGGTTCCCCCGGCAGTTACGTTCCTCTGTTTTGACTTGACCAATCTTTGCCAACATTGTAGAAATATGTAAACAATTATGTTCCTCCTGTGCATGTATGCCGACAAGTTTCAGCTAGCAAAGAAATGAGTCCATGAAGTTTGCTCATTAATCCAGCTCAAAGAGTTCTATAGTTCTAAGGGTAAGGTTCCGAAGTTCTAAAGTTAAAGTTCAAAAGTTAGTTAAAGGTAAAGTTCTACAGTTCTTAAGTTGAAGTTCTATAGGTCTAAAGTTTAAGTTCTATCGTTCTAAAGTTAAAGTTCAAAAGTTAAAGTGTTAAGGGTAAAGTTCTATAGTTCTAAATTTAAAGTTCtaaaattctaaatttaaagTTCTATAGTTCTAAAGTTAACTTTCTGAAGTTCTTACAACTTTAGAACTTTAACTTTAGAACAACAGAACTTTACCTTTCAAGTTAAAGTTCTATAGTTCTAAAGTTAAAATTCTATagttttcaaaattaaagttcAATAGTTCTAAAGTTAAAATTCTAGAGTTCTAAAGTTAAAGTTCTATCGTGCTAAAGTTAAAATTCTAGAGTTCTAAAGTTAAAGTTCTATAGTTTTAAAGTTACAATTCTAAAGTTTAAAGTTCAATAGTTCTAAAGTTAAAGTTCTAAAGTTAAAATTCTATATTTCTAAAGTTAAAACTATAGTTCTTAAGTTCAAATTCTATTTCTATAGTTAAAGTTCTAAAGTTAAAATGctatatttctaaagtttaagTTCTAAAGTCGGGTAAATAATTCAACTTGCTggagttttatttgttttgttgtttttaaagaacTCTTCTGCAAAAGGTTTCATCATAGGTTCAGTTAAAGAGAATACGTTTAAACGTGTGTTTCTATCTTGTGTTCCTCTCCGGTTCCTCCAGCTGAGGATCTTCATGAACGCACTGGACCAGAACCAGAAAGACGAGCCTTTGGGCTTGAATAATGACTTGTTGGCAATCCGCATCGCCGCCGTCAACCCCATCCTAGACCCGTGGATCTACATCCTCCTGAGGAAGACTGTCGTCCTCAAGCTGATGGAGAAGATCAAGTGTCTGTTCTGCAAAATGGGTGGACgaggaggaggcggaggagGAGGCCAGTTCCGCTGCTTTGACGGCCACCTCTCCTCCTCTTTCGTCTCTAGGGACTCCCTATCCATGGGGTCCCACGAGCTGCGTGTGATGGTGACCACGTCTCAGACCTTCCTGTACCCGCCCGACAGAAACACTGACAGTATGGAGACGTTTCAAGCCGGGGCAGAGGGCGGTTCCAGTCCACCGCCTGCACAGGCACAGACCCAACAGGGGCCCCAGGAGGCTGAAGATGAAGGGCCTCTGACAGACTCTTTGCAGAGTGATTTAGAAGAACTCGGGCCAGGCCGGCCACTGAAAGAACTCGCAGTGTGCCCTAAGGACCCAACTTTACATGTGACTTTCACTGCGGAGACTGTAAACATGCAGGAAAAATGCATCTAATAAGCATCCGT
It includes:
- the ptger4b gene encoding prostaglandin E receptor 4 (subtype EP4) b isoform X2 produces the protein MTTNDPKPPTIPVIMFILGVVGNVIAIVVLRISRKEQKETTFYTLVCGLAVTDLLGTLLVSPVTIATYVKGSWPGGPALCQYSGFILLFFFVVQLSIVFAMSVERYMAINHAYFYNEYVNQRLAALALVAIYVSNVVFCALPSLGLGHIKLQRKETWCFIDWHSNHTTHKTFNLMYAGVNSVVVLATVICNVMVCGALILMHKRYIRRTSLGTDQRRMSELRRRRSFRRLAGAEIQMLRIFMNALDQNQKDEPLGLNNDLLAIRIAAVNPILDPWIYILLRKTVVLKLMEKIKCLFCKMGGRGGGGGGGQFRCFDGHLSSSFVSRDSLSMGSHELRVMVTTSQTFLYPPDRNTDSMETFQAGAEGGSSPPPAQAQTQQGPQEAEDEGPLTDSLQSDLEELGPGRPLKELAVCPKDPTLHVTFTAETVNMQEKCI
- the ptger4b gene encoding prostaglandin E receptor 4 (subtype EP4) b isoform X1, with amino-acid sequence MTTNDPKPPTIPVIMFILGVVGNVIAIVVLRISRKEQKETTFYTLVCGLAVTDLLGTLLVSPVTIATYVKGSWPGGPALCQYSGFILLFFFVVQLSIVFAMSVERYMAINHAYFYNEYVNQRLAALALVAIYVSNVVFCALPSLGLGHIKLQRKETWCFIDWHSNHTTHKTFNLMYAGVNSVVVLATVICNVMVCGALILMHKRYIRRTSLGTDQRRMSELRRRRSFRRLAGAEIQMVILLTTTSVVVLICSIPLVLRIFMNALDQNQKDEPLGLNNDLLAIRIAAVNPILDPWIYILLRKTVVLKLMEKIKCLFCKMGGRGGGGGGGQFRCFDGHLSSSFVSRDSLSMGSHELRVMVTTSQTFLYPPDRNTDSMETFQAGAEGGSSPPPAQAQTQQGPQEAEDEGPLTDSLQSDLEELGPGRPLKELAVCPKDPTLHVTFTAETVNMQEKCI